In the genome of Phacochoerus africanus isolate WHEZ1 chromosome 5, ROS_Pafr_v1, whole genome shotgun sequence, the window GGCAGCTTACTCTGGCTTTTAGACTTCCCAGGGTGTTGGCCCTGCAGAGAAGGTGCGCACACTGCCTCTCTCATCACTTCCCTGGGACCCCAGGCTCCCTCCTTTCTTCTAGGCCCCTGCAGGGTCGAAGTGAGGCTTTTTCCTTCTCATGGTCCTCAGTTTCCCAGCTGGGGCAGGCCAGGACATGGGTCCCTGGGGCAGCTGAAAGCTGAAGGGTTTGTGGTTCCATCCAGGGCCCCCCCCCCAATAGGTGGCGCAGACGTGGACCATGCTACGGATCATCTACTGTAGCCCTGGCCTGGTGCCAGGCACCAACCTCAACCACAGCGTGGGCAAGGGCAGCTCCTGCGGCCTGCCACTCATGAACAGGTAGATGCCTGGGGGAGGCTCTTCTCAGAAGGTGGCATTGTTGGAGCCCACCCACCCACTGGCCTTTCCTGCTCTCAGTTTCAACCTCAAGGATATGGCCCCAGGTCTGGGCAGCGAGACGCGGTTGGACCGCAGCAAGGGTGACACGCGGAGTGACACAGTGCTGCTGGACTCCTCGGCCACGCTCATCACCAACGAAGgtaggctgggggcagggacagggtgTTCACGGCAACGGGGCAAGGGCATCCCAGAGTGAGCCGCCCTCCCTCCGGCAGATAACGAGGAGACGGAGGGCAGCGACGTGCCTGCCGATTATCTCTTGTGCGATGTGGAGGGTGAGGACGATGAGCTGTACCTGCTGGACCCTGAACACACGCACTGTAAGtgagggcttggggaggggggcggcagGTGGGGTCAGGGGCTCAGAcccagctgccccccacccctgcattgCAGCCGAGGAGCCCGAGTACGTGCTGCCTCAGGAggcctttccgctgcgccacgagaTCGTGGACACTCCCCCCGGGCCCGAGCACCTGCAGGACAAGGCCGACTCGCCCCACGTGAGCGGCAGTGAGGCAGACGCGGCCTCCCTGGTGCCTGTGgactcttccttctccctcatctCGGTCTCGCACGCGCTGTATGACAGCCGCCTGCCACCTGCGTTCTTCAGCGCCCTGGTGTGTGACATGCTCCACTTCTACGCTGAGCAGGGGGACGTGCAGATGGCTGTGTCGGTGCTCGTTGTGCTGGGGGAGCGCGTGCGCAAGGACATCGACGAGCAGACCCAGGTGGGTGGGTGTCTCCTTGGAGCAGCTGCCACCCCCATGACCCCCCCCACTCCGCCTACACCCACACCCCTGTCTGTGCCCAGCACACTTGGGTGAAACCCCTCAGTGTGCCCGCCAACCTGGTCTCctacctccctcctcctttccctgcaCCACCAGGAGCACTGGTACACATCCTACATCGACCTGCTGCAGCGCTTCTGCCTGTGGAACGTGTCCAACCAGGTGGTCAAGCTCAGCACCAGCCGCGCCATCAGCTGCCTCAACCAGGCCTCCACCACCCTGCATGTCAACTGCAGCCACTGCAAGCGGCCCATGAGCAGCCGGGGCTGGGTCTGTGACAGGTGCCACCGCTGCGCCAGCATGTGCGCTGTCTGCCACCACGTGGTCAAGGGTCTGTTCGTGTGGTGCCAGGGGTGCAGTCACGGCGGCCACCTGCAGCACATCATGAAGTGGCTGGAGGGCAGCTCCCACTGTCCCGCCGGCTGCGGCCACCTGTGCGAGTACTCCTGACCCCCCTGCGGGACCGGGAAGGGAGGGGTGGGCTTTCGAACCAAATAAAGGAAATGGGAACCGCGCGGTCTAAGCTGCTTGTTACTTGGGTGCGTCGCTCACGGCCCGGGTACCCGGGTGGGCGACTCCGGTACGTGTGTGACTGTGTGTCCTCAGCCGCGGGCAGTAGCCAATAACAGCTCTAGGTGCGGCCCTGGCCCCGCCTTTTCGGACGTGCCCTCTCCTTCCGGGGCGGGCCCAGAAAGCTGTTTCCGGCAGCCGGGCCATTGCCCTAACAGCGGGGCTCCCAGGGTGCCTCGCGGCAGCGGCTGCAAGCTCATGGCGACGGGGGCGCGGCCGTTCCTGCTGCTCGCGCTCTGGGCGCTGGCGCGTCCAGCCAGGAGTCCCGAGGAAGAGGGCGACGGAGGGTGGTGAGCGATGACGGGCggccgggcggggcgggcggtGGGGCGGCAGGGGCACTGATGAACGGCTGCGTCCGCAGGCGGCGCCGCGAGCCGGCGGCGCCGGCCGTCGTGGCGGAGGAGGAGCGCTGCACAGTGGAGCGTCGGGCGGACCTCAGCTACGCCGAGTTCGTGCAGCAGTACGTGCACCCTCCCCGGTAGCCACACTCCCCACGCTCCAACACCTGTCACTAGGGCTCCCCCTGCACCACTGAGCCGAGAAGCTGGTCTGCCGGCCTGTCCTCTCGAATCTCCCCAGAGCGCCTCCCCTTGGGCTCgggagggccagggccagggcggCGGGCGCCCGTCGGACCTGGCCATAACCTGCCCTTCCTTCTAGCTACGCCTTCTCCAGACCTGTCATTCTGCAGGGGCTCACTGACAACGCGGTAAGTGCTCACGCCCGTCCTGGCCACCTCTGGCCCCTACCCCGGGCCTGGCCCCTAagtcctctccccatccccctcagAAGTTCCGGGCCCTGTGCTCCCGTGAAAGGCTGCTGGCCTCGTTTGCGGACAGCATGGTCCGGTTGAGCACTGCCAACACCTACTCCTACCAGAAAGGTGAGCTGCCCCACTCTGCTTGCAGCAAGCACCCTGCAGGCAGCAAGCACCAACCAGTCCTGACCACCCTCTTTTAAACTGCAGTGGACCTGCCCTTTCAGGAGTATGTGGAGCAGATGCTGTACCCTCAGGACCCTTTCTCCATGGGGAACGGTGAGCCAGATTTGGGTGGCCATGGGGTGAGGTGACTCAGCGGTGCCCACGTGCCAAGATCCCTGCATTCTCCTGTGTTCTCTGCTGGCAGACACCCTGTACTTCTTTGGGGACAACAACTTCACCGAATGGGCATCACTCTTTCAACACTATTCCCCACCTCCATTTGGTCTGCTAGGTACCACTCCTGCTTACAGCTTTGGGATCGCAGGTGGGTATCCTGCAGGACCAGGGGACGTGGAGACTGAGCGGGAGCGGGTTAACCCTGCTGACCAGTTACATGTAATTCACTCCACAGGAGCCGGATCTGGAGTGCCCTTCCACTGGCACGGGCCCGGGTTCTCGGAGGTGATCTACGGCCGCAAGGTCAGCACAGGGTGAGGGCTGAACCTTGAGGTTTACTGACCACAACACAGCATGACCTTGTTGCTCCTTCCACCCTCAGCGCTGGTTCCTGTATCCCCCTGAGAAGACACCCGAGTTCCATCCCAACAAAACCACACTGGCCTGGCTCCGGGACACATACCCGGCCCTGGCACCATCTGCACGGCCCCTGGAATGCACCATCCAGGCCGGTGAGGTCAGTGGTTGGCAGGCAGGGGCCGGGCCAGGCCAAGGGCCTGCAACCAATCCTTGTGCCTTTCTCACCCCATCCACTAGGTGCTGTATTTCCCTGACCGATGGTGGCACGCCACACTCAACCTTGACATCAGCGTCTTCATCTCTACGTTCCTCAGCTAACCCAGGGGGTGGCTGGTAAGCCCATTGCACACCAGCACACGCCCCCATAGTGCTCACGGATTTTATTACAGGGACAGTGTTGGCAGCAGCAACGTCGGCCTGGCCCACCCTCACCTGCCGTTTCCGGCACAGGAGGATGGGGGAGCCTCATGGCCCAGCAGAactggtggggctggggctggggataCCAGGGTGGGGATCCAGGGACACGAACTATGTACAGAGGCTGGGGGCTACTGCCCCAAGGCCCTCCCAAGAAGCCAGGATACTGGGCAGGGTGGGTGAGGGGCCTGCCCACTTGCCCTGCCTCAGTAGTCCTCCACCCAGCCATTCTCCGAGATGAACGCATCAATGACCTCCTTCATGGCCAGGTTGGGGATGAGctgttcctgggtcagggggcTCCGAGTCACAGGGTCAAAGTGGCCCACGCGCTGCAGTGGCAACAGGATCAGAATGAGAAGATGCCCAGTGG includes:
- the JMJD8 gene encoding jmjC domain-containing protein 8 isoform X2 gives rise to the protein MATGARPFLLLALWALARPARSPEEEGDGGWRRREPAAPAVVAEEERCTVERRADLSYAEFVQHYAFSRPVILQGLTDNAKFRALCSRERLLASFADSMVRLSTANTYSYQKVDLPFQEYVEQMLYPQDPFSMGNDTLYFFGDNNFTEWASLFQHYSPPPFGLLGTTPAYSFGIAGAGSGVPFHWHGPGFSEVIYGRKRWFLYPPEKTPEFHPNKTTLAWLRDTYPALAPSARPLECTIQAGEVLYFPDRWWHATLNLDISVFISTFLS
- the JMJD8 gene encoding jmjC domain-containing protein 8 isoform X1 encodes the protein MATGARPFLLLALWALARPARSPEEEGDGGWRRREPAAPAVVAEEERCTVERRADLSYAEFVQQYVHPPRYAFSRPVILQGLTDNAKFRALCSRERLLASFADSMVRLSTANTYSYQKVDLPFQEYVEQMLYPQDPFSMGNDTLYFFGDNNFTEWASLFQHYSPPPFGLLGTTPAYSFGIAGAGSGVPFHWHGPGFSEVIYGRKRWFLYPPEKTPEFHPNKTTLAWLRDTYPALAPSARPLECTIQAGEVLYFPDRWWHATLNLDISVFISTFLS
- the JMJD8 gene encoding jmjC domain-containing protein 8 isoform X3, whose product is MATGARPFLLLALWALARPARSPEEEGDGGWRRREPAAPAVVAEEERCTVERRADLSYAEFVQQYVHPPRYAFSRPVILQGLTDNAKFRALCSRERLLASFADSMVRLSTANTYSYQKVDLPFQEYVEQMLYPQDPFSMGNGTTPAYSFGIAGAGSGVPFHWHGPGFSEVIYGRKRWFLYPPEKTPEFHPNKTTLAWLRDTYPALAPSARPLECTIQAGEVLYFPDRWWHATLNLDISVFISTFLS